In Phycisphaerae bacterium RAS2, the DNA window CCGCAATCGCTGCCGACGGCCGACAGGAACCGCTCAGCCTCCAGCAGGTTTCGCGTGAAGATCGCACTGCTCAACCCCTGCGGCACGTCGTTATGCAGACGAATGGCTTCATCCAGATCGTTCAGTCCCGATCCGTGAGGTTTGCCGCCCGACGAAGCCGCTTTGCCGTAACCGATGATGTACAAAATCGGCGCGAACGTCTCCTCTTGCACGATCTTGTAGTGGTTTTCTGCAAGTGCAAGACACGGTTCGACATAGCACCCGCTAGGGTTATGTTCGGGAGGTAACGGCTTACCTCCGATGAGTATCCGGCCGCCCTCTGCTTTTAATTGCAACATGGCTGATAACATATTTCCCATGGCGTCTAAGTCGATGAGTGGCCCCATGAGCGTTTCCTCATCAAGCGGATTTCCTATTTCGACTTGCTCGTACGCCGCAACCAGCCGATCCGTCAGCTCCTTTCGAACGCTTTCGTGCACGATCAGCCGCCGCGTGCTCGTGCAGCGCTGGCCGGCCGTGCCGACCGAGCCGAACACGATCGCCCGCAGCGCCAGATCGAGATCGGCCTCGGGTGTCACGATAATGGCATTGTTTCCGCCCAGCTCCAGGATCGTCCGCCCCAGCCGTTTGCCAACGACCTCACCGATGCGATAGCCCATGCGACACGAACCCGTCGCCGAAATCTGCGGGATCCGCCGGTCGTTGATCAACTGCTCGCCGATCGTCGAACCCTTGCCGATCACGAGGCTGAAAATCGCCGGATCGACTTTGTTCGCTCGACACACGCGCTCCGCGATCTTCGTCACCGCCACCGCCGTCAGCGGCGTCTTGCTGCTGGGCTTCCACAGCGTCGCGTTGCCACACACGGCCGCCAGCGCCGAGTTCCACGCCCACACCGCCACCGGAAAATTAAACGCGCTGATCACGCCCACAATGCCCAGCGGATGCCACTGCTCGTACATCCGATGCCCCGGCCGCTCGCTGTGCATGCTCAATCCATACAACTGTCGCGACAGGCCGCACGCGAAGTCGCAGATGTCGATCATCTCCTGCACTTCGCCCTCGCCCTCGGCCCGAATCTTCCCCATCTCCAGCGTCACCAGCGCGCCCAGATCGGCCTTCACCTCGCGCAGCGCGTTGCCCAGTTGCCGCACCACCTCGCCACGAACCGGCGCCGGCGTCACGCGCCACGATTCAAACGCCTTGCCCGCCGCCTGCATGATCTGTTCGTACTCGGCCGAATTGACCTGCGCCACCGCCCCGATCACCTTGCCGTCGACCGGCGACGTGCTCTCCAGCTTCGTGTCGCTGCCGAGCCACTGCCCGCAGAACCCGCCGGGATTGACCGACTCGATGCCCAATCGCTTGAGAATCTCTTGCATGCGTTGACCTTGTCTCTTCCTGATGGATTGATTGATTCCAACGACACGGGCGCGATCGCACCCGCACGCCGAGCAGTTCAGGCCCTAGCTTGGTCGGTCGCTTCGCGCTGATCCGCTCACGCGCCGGTCCGCCGACAATCAGATACCCCTCGGACGCGGCTTCGGCTTGCCCTTGGGAGTCGGCTTGGGGGCATCCGACGGTACATCCTCGCCGCCGGCCCGCGCCAGAACGACGGACACCTTGATGTCCTGTTCGGCGGCCACTTTGCTGCCGATCGCGCCGGGCTTGCCCTCGATCCCAAAGTCCTTCAGCGGAATCTTGAAAGATCCCTTGATGCCGAGAGCTTCCTTCGTCTTGTTCGATTTCGCCACGTACGACAGCGTGACCGGGATGGTCATCTCCACGTCACGCCCGTTCAGTGACATCGTGCCGACCAGTTTGGTCTTGAACAACGTCGCCTTCGTATTCTTCTTTTGCAGATTGCTT includes these proteins:
- the aldA gene encoding Putative aldehyde dehydrogenase AldA; its protein translation is MQEILKRLGIESVNPGGFCGQWLGSDTKLESTSPVDGKVIGAVAQVNSAEYEQIMQAAGKAFESWRVTPAPVRGEVVRQLGNALREVKADLGALVTLEMGKIRAEGEGEVQEMIDICDFACGLSRQLYGLSMHSERPGHRMYEQWHPLGIVGVISAFNFPVAVWAWNSALAAVCGNATLWKPSSKTPLTAVAVTKIAERVCRANKVDPAIFSLVIGKGSTIGEQLINDRRIPQISATGSCRMGYRIGEVVGKRLGRTILELGGNNAIIVTPEADLDLALRAIVFGSVGTAGQRCTSTRRLIVHESVRKELTDRLVAAYEQVEIGNPLDEETLMGPLIDLDAMGNMLSAMLQLKAEGGRILIGGKPLPPEHNPSGCYVEPCLALAENHYKIVQEETFAPILYIIGYGKAASSGGKPHGSGLNDLDEAIRLHNDVPQGLSSAIFTRNLLEAERFLSAVGSDCGIANVNIGTSGAEIGGAFGGEKETGGGRESGSDSWKAYMRRQTNTINYTTELPLAQGIRFGD